Proteins from a single region of Rhea pennata isolate bPtePen1 chromosome 4, bPtePen1.pri, whole genome shotgun sequence:
- the FGFBP1 gene encoding fibroblast growth factor-binding protein 1, whose protein sequence is MKIKSFGLLCVLILVSQMLLANCERQKERKKERKGVEKDGKSQAESNQQNEKGKKSKGGKASPKGKFKTKENAECTWAVTDISAATVHIECKNGENKFWCEFSGDPSSCSQYAANQKSYWKQVSRSLKKQKQICQDPKSVLKSKVCRKGPQTAHLKLTSSSLLMSVGRVKGNATHHAKEGAQASASASITKKQPEQNSQDCVEDIDYIDQRKVAEEYCPESLLSFCNFFITMVQDKKC, encoded by the coding sequence ATGAAGATCAAAAGCTTTGGACTTCTTTGTGTGCTGATTCTGGTCTCTCAGATGCTACTAGCTAATTgtgaaagacagaaggaaagaaaaaaagaaagaaaaggtgtagaaaaggatggaaaaagcCAAGCTGAATCTAACCAACAgaatgaaaagggaaagaagtcAAAAGGAGGAAAGGCATCACCTAAAGGCAAgtttaaaaccaaagaaaatgcTGAGTGCACCTGGGCGGTGACTGACATCAGTGCTGCTACTGTGCACATAGAATGCAAGAATGGTGAAAACAAGTTCTGGTGTGAATTCTCAGGAGACCCTTCCAGCTGTTCACAGTATGCAGCAAACCAGAAATCCTACTGGAAGCAAGTCTCCCGATccctaaagaaacaaaagcagatctGTCAAGACCCCAAAAGTGTCCTAAAATCTAAAGTTTGTAGGAAAGGCCCACAAACTGCTCATCTCAAATTGACAAGTTCAAGCCTGCTAATGTCAGTGGGTCGTGTGAAAGGGAATGCAACTCATCATGCAAAGGAAGGTGCACAAGCTTCAGCATCTGCTTCTATCACTAAAAAGCAACCAGAACAAAATTCCCAAGACTGTGTTGAAGATATAGATTATATTGATCAGAGAAAGGTGGCTGAGGAATACTGTCCAGAAAGCTTGCTCTCTTTTTGCAACTTTTTTATTACAATGGTACAAGACAAAAAATGCTGA